From a region of the Buteo buteo chromosome 7, bButBut1.hap1.1, whole genome shotgun sequence genome:
- the TEX14 gene encoding inactive serine/threonine-protein kinase TEX14: MAVSFRVNEPTVVFYSGWDATSTGLIIFCFLAGIFVDAVNSMGQTSLFTAALLGLGKIVDVLLDYGSDANHRSYDGSTPVHAAAFSGNQWILSKLLDEGGDLRVHDKDGKSPQYWAMSAGKESSAQMLEFIQRCTFHMQAAIQNFPSDLLRKVGSSKALVCSPSRFGGLVQGNVDSPLGRFLKGGANAAKSIYSFGFGKFYLAGSGHLGYLASLPIIGEKDVVQADDEPTFSYHVGPYMIMTNLMWGGSRVTVKELSFEPHQNCSKLRLADLLIAEQEHSSKLRHPHLLQLMSVCLSSDLEKTRLVYERVNFGSLYSILHERRTEFPVLRMETILHVLLQINDALRFLHSRGFIHRSVTSYAIQIVSSGEAKLCNLEYMIESKDGGEHSDLTRIPVPVQLYKWCSPEVILEKVVTVKSDIYSFCTVVQEALTETPPWKGLEDSVIKQLIISGQQLEADVRLPMPYYGIVKSGLEPKQKNRSMKLQDIQYILKNDLKDLTKSRTGHADETSKAQRPTVFADVNICLASAFSYQRRTQELQGKEITKPDSSTAPRYSLFPEENSALADQEASTSLQPVVQDKNCDVASELQTTLSVSDVDDSLCSFEINEIFANYPELHEDFLEEGAGLGQALNDEKRQQKEEDKATLRDLDASPEVHCEEKPVYEEGGFSESTTEYTTEEEESISETSDLCMLAQVRQDTGRRMSSLSQNEQHISKCVLNLKIFQSMLQQAADSLCRTEEKLDKLEATEKQKKLLQEIGMNQLSKQVCQERHWNRSDDTFQNTNKPFSEVNTFLWKAIGPPSSDYIPPLITHQAQGVLGGDSFQAVSKTAKEMQAIQNEKWKCFYEMSKGKNENNLRDLGFSVVKSLDDEMSLDHEHLLPRVSVRCKKKFSLQCQRGGDSHSAASGSEEERWCYPKSRSEIYSTKISEEKRMMQSEWRNEVKQMARRVASGQLELGSPYPASEYTSESEAESIKEAFQHVTVRVQKSQDLQRYRWQTGDSVESWDPGSEDRSESEESDVESAFRSSGGRSCQLPSQDEQAESGIAIHKNSVLPQQVENLTRGHSRKLHCSLNSSPDMSEEFLTPDPHSFLPPTTQGSSQLETSDAEGKLEDACEGFLQKQLPEDAGSGIQVSGGKMLFCSTATQNSGSSTLGVNQLSHMPVASVEAAREVVLWELQEECSEKDVSATDIQDLSSIPCEQENYYRDIDCETPRVSHAPTSVSTPLNSEEKIPVAFEKYKHCHEVASDSSFCGSQETSSAVSRTFTTACGEGRNTEIPSVASGVSSSELNEPDGLPVVASSLRSTRKASALSQASNHFINELPPPAQELLDEIEYLKQQDSVAQDFKEKGLYDCEVQRNVPDQIKMEGRESSKESEGNEERNHSLWTEESFNLAEETERAHSTLDDILERMLRAIPGDEEVQEQPQGRTLGTKDKSLVTLKNSTVNANTHPEDQKSRLQQQQSSSLPFTVIVLEQSSPT, translated from the exons ATGGCAGTCAGTTTCAGGGTTAATGAACCAACCGTTGTCTTTTACTCGGGGTGGGATGCAACAAGCACTGGCCTCataatcttttgttttcttgcaggTATTTTTGTTGATGCTGTAAATTCCATGGGCCAAACTTCTCTCTTCACTGCTGCATTGCTAGGTCTTGGTAAAATAGTGGATGTGCTGTTGGATTATGGCTCAGACGCTAATCA TCGCTCTTACGATGGAAGCACCCCAGTCCACGCAGCTGCATTCTCAGGAAATCAGTGGATTCTTAGCAAGTTATTGGATGAAGGAGGTGATCTGAGAGTACATGATAAAGATGGAAAAAGTCCTCAGTACTGGGCTAtgtcagctggaaaagaaagcagtgcTCAG aTGCTGGAATTTATACAGCGTTGTACATTCCACATGCAGGCTGCCATTCAAAATTTTCCCTCTGATCTACTCAGGAAGGTTGGTTCATCAAAAGCGCTGGTCTGCAGTCCGTCTAGGTTTGGTGGTCTTGTTCAAGG AAATGTTGACAGTCCTCTGGGTAGATTTCTAAAAGGTGGAGCTAATGCGGCCAAGAGCATTTACAGCTTTGGTTTTGGGAAG TTTTATCTTGCAGGCAGCGGGCATCTAGGGTACTTGGCATCTCTCCCTATTATTGGGGAAAAAGATGTGGTTCAGGCAGATGACGAACCAACATTTTCTTACCATGTTGGACCATACATGATCATGACAAA CTTAATGTGGGGAGGCAGCAGAGTTACAGTGAAGGAACTCAGCTTTGAGCCCCATCAGAACTGTAGTAAACTACGCTTAGCTGATCTTCTCATTGCAGAGCAGGAACATAGTAG TAAACTCCGTCATCCTCATTTGCTACAGTTGATGTCTGTTTGTCTGTCTAGTGACTTGGAGAAAACCCGTTTAGTATATGAAAGAGTTAATTTTGGTTCTCTGTACAGCATCCTTCATGAAAGG cgtACAGAATTCCCAGTACTGCGTATGGAGACTATTTTGCATGTGCTACTTCAAATTAATGACGCTTTGCGTTTTCTACACTCCCGTGGATTTATCCATCGTTCAGTTACCTCCTATGCTATTCAGATTGTTTCTTCCGGTGAAGCAAAGCTATGCAACTTGGAATACATGATAGAGAG CAAAGATGGTGGAGAACACAGTGATCTGACACGTATTCCTGTCCCAGTCCAGCTGTATAAGTGGTGCTCTCCTGAAGTAATCCTTGAAAAAGTTGTCACGGTCAAATCGGATATTTATAGCTTCTGTACGGTAGTGCAGGAGGCTTTGACAG AGacccctccctggaaaggtcTTGAAGACTCAGTTATTAAACAGCTCATAATTTCGGGACAGCAGTTAGAAGCAGATGTCAGACTTCCTATGCCCTATTATGGTATCGTGAAGTCAGGGCTAGAACCTAAACAGAAGAACCGCTCCATGAAGCTTCAGGATATTCAGTACATACTGAAAAATGACTTAAAG GACTTAACTAAGTCTCGAACTGGTCATGCTGATGAAACGTCAAAAGCACAAAGACCTACTGTTTTTGCAGATGTGAACATCTGTTTGGCATCAGCTTTTAGCTACCAGAGGAGAACACAGGAATTGCAGGGAAAAGAGATAACCAAGCCTG ACAGCTCTACTGCCCCAAGATACTCTCTTTTTCCTGAGGAGAATAGTGCATTAGCGGACCAAGAGGCATCAACCAGTCTACAGCCAGTTGTACAGGACAAAAATTGTGACGTAGCTTCTGAACTCCAGACGACCCTCAGTGTCAGTGATGTGGATGACAGCCTCTGTAGCTTTGAAATCAATGAAATCTTTGCCAATTATCCAGAACTTCATGAAGACTTcctggaagaaggagctggattAGGTCAAGCTCTAAACGatgaaaaaaggcagcaaaaggaagaagataaGGCTACCCTCAGAGACCTGGATGCATCCCCTGAAGTGCACTGTGAGGAAAAGCCAGTTTATGAGGAAGGTGGCTTTTCAGAATCGACTACAGAGTACACTAcggaagaggaggagagcatAAGTGAGACCTCTGACCTATGCATGCTGGCACAGGTGAGACAAGATACTGGGAGAAGAATGAGTAGTCTGTCCCAAAATGAGCAGCACATCAGCAAATGCGTCCttaatttaaagatttttcaaagcatgttgcagcaggcagcagattCCCTGTGCAGAACAGAGGAGAAACTGGACAAATTAGAGGccactgaaaagcagaagaagcTGCTCCAGGAAATTGGAATGAACCAGCTTTCTAAGCAAGTTTGTCAGGAAAGACATTGGAACAGATCTGATGATACTTTCCAAAATACCAataagcctttttctgaagttaatACTTTTTTATGGAAGGCTATAGGTCCACCATCAAGTGACTATATTCCACCACTGATAACACATCAGGCACAAGGAGTGTTGGGTGGAGACAGCTTCCAAGCTGtttcaaagacagcaaaagaaatgcaggcaattcaaaatgaaaagtggaAGTGCTTTTATGAAATGAGTAAgggtaaaaatgaaaacaacctTCGTGATCTTGGCTTCAGTGTGGTGAAAAGCCTGGATGATGAAATGAGCCTAGACCATGAG CATTTACTCCCACGTGTATCTGtaagatgcaaaaaaaagttcagtttgCAGTGTCAGAGAGGAGGTGATTCACACTCTGCAGCAAGTGGAAGTGAAGAAGAGAGGTG GTGCTATCCAAAATCAAGATCTGAAATTTACAGTACAAAAATAAGTGAGGAGAAAAGGATGATGCAATCAGAATGGAGGA ATGAAGTAAAACAAATGGCCAGAAGAGTGGCCTCAGGACAGCTAGAACTTGGCTCTCCATATCCAGCCAGTGAATACACATCTGAAAGTGAAGCAGAGAGTATAAAGGAAGCCTTTCAACATGTCACTGTTAGAGTCCAAAAAAGTCAAGACCTACAAAGATACAGGTGGCAGACAGGTGATAGTGTTGAGTCTTGGGACCCGGGCAGTGAGGATAGATCTGAATCTGAGGAGAGTGATGTGGAGTCTGCATTTAGAAGTTCTGGAG GGAGAAGTTGCCAATTGCCATCACAAGATGAACAAGCAGAGTCTGGAATAGCTATTCATAAGAATTCAGTCCTTCCTCAACAAGTTGAGAATCTCACTAGA GGGCATTCAAGGAAATTACATTGTTCCCTTAATTCATCTCCTGATATGTCTGAAGAATTCTTGACTCCTGATCctcattctttccttcctcctacTACTCAGGGAAGTTCACAACTCGag ACCTCAGATGCTGAGGGCAAATTAGAAGATGCTTGTGAAGgatttttacagaaacagttACCTGAAGATGCAGGATCAGGTATTCAGGTTTCAG GAGGAAAAATGCTATTTTGCAGCACAGCGACGCAGAACTCTGGCAGTAGCACACTAGGAGTGAATCAGCTTAGCCATATGCCTGTAGCCAG TGTTGAAGCAGCACGAGAAGTGGTActgtgggagctgcaggaagaaTGCAGTGAAAAAGACGT ATCAGCGACAGATATTCAGGATTTGTCAAGTATCCCCTGTGAGCAAGAGAACTACTACAGGGATATAGATTGTGAAACACCCAGAGTGAGTCATGCACCAACTAGCGTCAGCACTCCACTCAACTCAG aagaaaaaattccagtaGCCTTTGAGAAATACAAACACTGCCATGAAGTAGCTTCAGATTCTTCCTTTTGTGGTTCTCAAGAGACCTCCTCTGCAGTGTCCAGGACATTCACTACAGCctgtggagagggaaggaacaCAGAAATTCCCTCAGTTGCTTCAGGAGTTTCCTCATCTGAATTGAATGAGCCT GATGGGTTGCCAGTAGTTGCTTCATCCTTGAGAAGCACCAGGAAAGCATCTG CACTCTCACAGGCATCTAACCACTTCATCAATGAGCTGCCTCCACCAGCCCAAGAGCTGCTGGATGAAATTG AATATTTAAAGCAGCAAGATTCCGTCGCTCAAGACTTTAAAGAGAAGGGATTGTATGACTGCGAAGTGCAAAGAAATG TTCCCGATCAAATTAAAATGGAAGGCAGAGAGTCAAGCAAAGAATCTGAGGGAAATGAGGAGAGAAATCATAGTTTATGGACTGAGGAGTCATTTAATCTagcagaggaaacagaaag GGCTCACTCTACTCTTGATGATATTTTAGAAAGAATGCTCCGTGCAATTCCTGGAGATGAGGAGGTCCAAGAACAACCTCAGGGACGCACTCTTGG caCTAAAGATAAGAGCCTAGTAACTCTGAAAAACTCCACAGTAAATGCCA ACACACATCCTGAAGATCAGAAATCCCGCTTACAGCAACAGCAGTCTTCATCTTTGCCATTCAC gGTAATTGTTTTGGAACAGAGCTCTCCTACGTGA
- the LOC142032496 gene encoding pinopsin — protein sequence MYSSNSSQDPPNNGTPGPFDGPQWPHQAPRGMYLSVAVLMGIVVVSASVVNGLVIVVSIRYKKLRSPLNYILVNLAVADLLVTLCGSSVSFSNNINGFFVFGKRMCELEGFMVSLTGIVGLWSLAILAFERYIVVCRPLGDFRFQHRHAVSGCAFTWSWSLLWTTPPLMGWSSYVPEGLRTSCGPNWYTGGSNNNSYILALFVTCFVMPLSLILFSYTNLLMTLRVAAT from the exons ATGTACTCCTCCAACAGCTCGCAGGACCCCCCAAATAATGGGACCCCGGGGCCTTTCGATGGCCCCCAGTGGCCCCACCAGGCCCCGCGGGGCATGTACCTGTCGGTGGCCGTGCTGATGGGCATCGTTGTGGTCTCCGCCTCGGTTGTGAACGGCTTGGTCATCGTCGTTTCCATCAGGTACAAGAAGCTCCGGTCCCCGCTGAACTACATCCTGGTGAACCTGGCCGTGGCCGACCTGCTGGTGACGCTCTGCGGCAGCTCCGTCAGCTTCTCCAACAACATCAACGGCTTCTTCGTCTTCGGCAAACGGATGTGCGAGCTGGAGGGCTTCATGGTCTCCCTGACAG gTATCGTGGGGCTGTGGTCCCTGGCCATCCTGGCCTTCGAGCGGTACATCGTGGTCTGCAGACCCCTGGGAGACTTTCGGTTCCAGCACCGGCATGCCGTCAGCGGCTGCGCCTTCACGTGGAGCTGGTCGCTGCTCTGGACGACCCCACCGCTCATGGGCTGGAGCAGCTACGTGCCCGAAG GTCTGAGAACCTCTTGTGGGCCCAACTGGTATACCGGTGGCAGCAACAACAACAGCTACATCTTGGCCTTGTTTGTCACCTGCTTCGTGATGCCCCTCAGCCTGATTCTCTTCTCCTACACCAACCTGCTGATGACCCTGCGAGTG GCTGCAACATAA